In Fibrobacter sp., the sequence TAAACCACCCAGCGGGTCGCCTGCGGCAATAGTTTTGTCATGGTATCGTCGGCAAGATTGCCCTGCAAGAGGAGGATGCGAGAGACATCCATGTTCAGCGAAGCCAACAACTTTCCAAGACCCTCGCCGGTATGGTCCTCGGGCACGTAATCACAGCGGATGCCGTACTCCAGCAATTTCTTTTCGGTAATTTTCCCGACACTGGCGATTTTCTTGCCGGCAAGAACACGCACATCATAACCGGCGTCAAACAGCTGTTTGAAGAAACTTTCGACGCCGTTCACGCTGGTAAAAGCAAGAAGGTCAAAGTCTGCGAGGGAATCAAAAACGGAGGAGATCCCCGCCTTCGCGGGGATGACAGAAGAAGGGGCGGGGATGACAGAAGGGCATTTCAGAGTACGGGTTTCTATCATCGGGGTCTCGATGACTTCGGCGCCGAGAGCCGTAAGCCTTGCAGTAATCCCGCTTGCCTGCTTTGCCGCGCGGGTTACTACAAGTCGTTTACCCGAAAGGGGCAAGTTCTTTTTCCAAGCGAGACTCTTGCCAAGCTCGACGACGCCCCCCATGATGGTGATGGCAGGGGCCGTCACCTTTTCGCGAACGATGGTCTCCCCCGCTGTCGCAAGCGTTGCCATTACCGTCCGCTGGTACGGAGTCGTTCCTTTCTCGATAAAGGCAACCGGAGTTTTCGGGTCCTTACCGCATTCCACAAGGCGCTGTGCGATAAAGTCCATGTTGGCAATGCCCATCAAAAAGATGAGGGTGCCGGAGCAATGGGCGAGATTTTCGAAGTCGAGGGAAAGTTCACCGTTGGATTCAGCCTTTTCGTGGCCGGTGACAATGTGGAAACTAGTGGCAATTCCGCGATGGCTTACGGGAATTCCTGCATAGGCAGGTACAGAAATGGCAGAGGTAATGCCCGGAACAATCTCGAATTCCACACCGGCATTCACAAGCTCCAGGGCTTCTTCGCCACCACGACCAAACACGAAGGGGTCGCCGCCCTTGAGGCGGGCAATAGTCGCACTCGGCATTTCGCAGGCGAACTGCACCAGCAGCTTATTGATTTCGGATTGCTTGACCTTATGGTGCTGGGGCATCTTGCCTACATCCACCATCTTTGCCTTCGGATTGCACATCCCGAGTATAGCAGGGGACACCAGACGGTCGTAAACCACCACATCCGCCTTTTCGAGAATCTCCTTACCGCGCAAGGTCAAGAGTCCCGGATCGCCGGGACCAGCACCAATCAGATAAACCTTTCCAGACATCTGATGTAAAAATAAAAAAAGAGCGCCTGTCCACAAACCCGAACACGCACTCAAGAAGACTTTTTTCCTAGCCCCTAAAACCTAGCCCCTAAATCCTAAACCCTAGCCCCTACATCATAATGCTCACGCATGTAGGCCAAAGCCTTTTCGGGTGTCAGCGGTTTGCTGAAATAGTAGCCCTGGATGTAGCGGCAGCCTTCCCGTTTCAAGAACTGCAGCTGTTCTTCCGTCTCTACCCCTTCGGCAATCAAGTCCAGGTTCAAGGTGTTGGCAATGCTAATCACCATCCGAGCAAAGGTGGCATCCTCTTCGTCGTCGGCGATGTGGTCGATAAAGGACTTATCCATCTTGAGGGTATGCACCGGATAGCGTTTCAAATAAGAAAGGGAACTGTAGCCCGTACCAAAATCATCGATAGAAATCTGGAGTCCCATGTTGGAAAGGGCCCGCATAATATCTATGGCCTTTTCCACCTCGCACATGGCGGTGTATTCCGTAATTTCAAGCTTCAAGTTCTTGGGGTTCAGGTGGGTTTCGGCAAGCACCCGCTTCACGTCGTCCACCATGTTGTCCAGAGTGAACTGCTTTGCAGAGAAGTTTACGGCCACACGGATATCGCTGAAACCCATATCTACCCATTTCTTGGTCTGCTCGCAAGCCATCCGCAGAATCTGGGCACCCATAGGCACAATCAGGCCAGTCTCTTCGGCCAGAGGGATAAATTCTGCAGGGGAAACTACTCCGTGCTCAGAATTATTCCAGCGGACAAGTGCCTCGAAACCGGACACCCTGTTTCCTTGCTCGATATCGACGATAGGCTGGTACACCAGCACGAATTCCTGGGCCTGGATAGCCCTTCGGATTTCGTACTCCAGCTTGTACAGCTTCATGGCCTTTTCGCGGATTCCACCAGCAAAGAACTGGATGCCACCGTGATTACCACCCTTCTTCAAGTCCCTGAGCACCGCCGTAGCGTTAGACAGCAAATCTTCTACGCAGTCCACGTCTTTGTTCACCACGACCGCCATGGACACGCTGATATAGAGTTCTCGACCGTCCAACTGGATAGGGGTTTTCACCTTGTTGTGGAGGCGCTTTACCGTGGGCATCAGCTCGTCGTCGGAGCCCTTGCCTTCAATATCGTGAATCACTACGGCAAACACATCGGGACCAATGCGGGCTACGCAGTCGTTGTTCCTACAAGTGGAACGAATACGGTCAGAAACAATCTTCAGAACGTTGTCGCCAAAATTCATGGAATAGGATTCGTTGATGGCACCAAAGCTATCAATGTCCAAAAGAACAACCGCGAATGTGTAATCCGGCTTCTGGGCGGCCATATCCACGTCTACCTTCAGTTTTTCCAAGAAGAACTTTCGGTTATACACGCCCGTAAGGGCATCGCGATAAGCGTAGAACTGACGATTGCTTTCTTCTTGTTCGTGGGCGCCTGTAATAGAGCCGATTACACGGATTGGTCTTCCCTCTTCGTTACATTGCGACCGGCCCGAAACAATAATTTCAGAGTTTCCGTCTTTCGGCACATTCAAAAGCCGAAGCTTCGCCGAAAAGGGCGCATTATCCTCTAGGGATCGGGTGAATTTCTCCTTAAACGTGGTCCAGTCGCTTTCTAGAACCCCATTCTTGAGGGTGTCAAAGGAATCCACGATGCTCGTTAGCGGAATATTCAAGAACTTTGCTACCCTATTGGACCAATAGACCTTTCCCGTGGGCACATCAAAGGTCCAGAATCCGTCAGAGGACACGTCCACCAGCATCTGGAACAATTCATCCTTTTCGGAAAGATCCTTCTGGTAATCGCGGGCGGGAACCTGTTCCACCTTCTCGGGAATCACCACATCGTTACGAATCTTTTTTCTGTTGCCCTGAACAGGAAATTTGTAAAAGAGGGCCACGTACGCAAGGAAGAAAATCGCAAAGAAGTAGGGAATAAACCCCATGGGTTTTTCAGATAAATGAATAATATCTGGAATAAATGCGGTAAATAAGAAACACGCAAATAAAAGCGCAAAACGCAAAACCGAATGTTCGTCAAACAATCTCATAGCATCCCTAACGAGGTGAATATAACTTAAAACAACAGTTCTTTGGGAGCTCTCTGCAGTCCAATTCAAACTATTCCAAATTGGAATAACTGACGCTATTTCTGTTCTTCTAGCCTAGAATAAAGGCTATAGAGCTTTTGGACCCCATTTTCAAGCCCGTAGTAGTGCCTGATGTAAGGAATAAGTAAGCCCAAAAACAGAATATCCAGAACCAGAACTAGGATTTCCGGCATAGCCACGAAAAAAAGAAACCCGCCTACCGTGAGCAAGGCAAAAAGGATCATGACCAGCTCGTGAACCAGTCTTTCGTGCTGGAAAAAACCAATGTGAACCCTGACCGAGAGCAATTCCTCGGACGAAAGAGCCGCTCCTTGAGCAACACGATGCTCCAGATAGTTGGCGTAATCCTCTAGTTTCTTCAACATGATTCCCAATATATAGTTTTTTTTCAAAAAAATTGAACTTTTCGCCCATAAGAATGTTATTTTCAGTGTATGGAGTCCCTAAAATTCAATTCGCTCCCCGAACTGTTCTTTGCCACCTGCCATCGAGAGGATTTTGGCGGCTGGTACCAGCGGCAAAACGGGGACTGGACTCACTTTTCAAAGGAAAACCTGGAACGAGACACCCAGGCCTTGGCCCTTGCACTCCATAGCCACGGGGTTAAAGAAAGAGAAAGCATCGGGATTATCGCCAGGAGTTCCCCCTACTGGATCATGGCAGATATCGCCACCCAGATCAACCATGCCCGTGTGGTTCCTCTTTTCCCGAACATTTCTTCGGAAAATTTTGCATTTCAATGCGAAGATGCCGTCGTACACATCTTGGTCATAAACAACATGAATGACCTGGATGCACCTCTAAAAGAAAATCTTTCGGGATTTTCCACCATCATCTGCATTGACTCCGCCTCCCCTCTCCCGGGCAACGGCATTTACTGGGACGACCTTTTGGCCGAAGGCTACGGATTGATGCAAGACCCAGAAAATACAAGCTGGCTACACCAACAAATTGAGTCTATACAGCCCGACGACCTTTTCAGCATCATCTACACCAGCGGTTCCACCGGCAGGCCCAAGGGGGCAGAACTCTCCCACCGGAACATGCTTTCCCAAATTCAGAGCATCTTGGACCTTTATACCGTGGATCCTGAAAAAGACCGGTGCCTTACCATGCTGCCCGTGGCCCATGTTTTTGAGCGAATGGCTGTGTATTTCTACATCTTGAATGGCGCCACCATCTATTTTGCCGATTCCCCAAAGAATGCGGCCAAAATCATGACAGAAGTCAAGCCCTCCGTAATGATTGTGGTTCCGAGGATTCTCGAGCGACTTTACGAGAGCATGACCGCAGCAGCAGACAAGGCCAGAGGGCCTAAACGGCTCCTTATCAAGAACGCCATCAAGCTGGCCAAGCTGAACGACCCCACCAAAAAGCGCAGTCACGCCATGCGGTTTTACGACAAGCTGGTTTACTCCAAGATGCGTAGCGCCATCGGCGGAAACTTCAGGCTTATTATCTCCGGCAGCAATGCACTAAACAAGAGTATTCTCAGGTTCCTGTTGAACATCGGACTGCCCGTCTACGAAGGTTACGGCCTCACGGAATGCTCCCCTGTAGTCAGCGCCAACTGCGACCATGCGATCGCTCTAGGCAGCGTGGGCAAGCCTCTAAAGCATTTACAGGTAAAAATTGGCGAAAACAACGAAGTCATGGTGAAAGGCGACAGCGTGTTTAGAGGCTACCACAACATGCCGGAACTCAACGCCGAAATCTTTACCGATGACGGATTTTTCAAGACCGGCGACCAAGGAAGCATAGACGAAAACGGTTTTCTCTCTCTTACGGGCCGCATCAAGGAACTCTTAAAAACCAGCACCGGCAAGTACGTAAGTCCGAATCCAATCGAGCTAGAGATCAGCCGACACCCCCTAGTAGAGCAAGCCCTGGTCATCGCCAACAACCGAAAGTTCGCCTCGGCGCTTATATGGATCAACCCGGAAGGAGCCCGTCGTCTGCTCCGGATTTCCAAAGAGGATTTTCGCATGGATTTAGCATTGAAGTCCCTCCGTGTAAGAGAATCCGTATTCCGTCACATTACCCGCATCAACCGCAAGTTGAACCACTGGGAAAAGATATGCCGATGGGTCCTGATCGGAGACGAGCTCACCATAGAGTCCGGATTGTTGACCCCCACCCTAAAAATCCGTCGAAAAGTGGCCGAAGAACGCTACGCCGACAAGATTGAAGGGATTTATCAATAGCCAGTCAAGTACCCCGGGACCATCGCAAGCCCCACCAACCAGTCTTTCCCTTTTATATTTTTTCTCTGCTGAAATTAGATCAGCAAAAAATAATTATTGTCATTTTTTGTCGTAAATAATTAGCTAGATTAAAGGACATGGAAGCAATGACTGCTACACAAGAAAACATCCAACAGTTGGTCGCCGAAATCCAGAAGGTGCTCCTTGCCCGGGGCGAGATGCTCGCTACTGCGGAATCCTGCACCGGCGGGCTCATCGCCTCCGAAATCGTGAACGTGGCAGGCAGTTCCGCCGTGTTCGCCGGCGGCATCGTCGCCTACCAGAATTCCGTCAAGCACGAACTTTTGGGCGTACCTGCCGAAATCCTCGAAAAGCACGGAGCCGTGAGCAAGGAGACCGTAGAGGCCATGGCCAAGGGGGCACGGGAAAAGTTCCATGCCGACTGGGCGGTGGCCACCTCGGGCATCGCGGGGCCAGGGGGTGCCGAACCCGGCAAACCTGTGGGTACGGTGTGGATGAGTGTCAACAGTTGTTTGCAAAATGAGGCCTTTTGTAAAATTTTCGCAGGAAATAGGCAAGAAATCCGCGAAAAAAGCGTCTATTACGTGTTGGGCAAGCTACTTTTTTTGCTAAATAACCAAAAAAGCACTTGCACAAACGAACACTAAAATGTATATTAAACTAGAAAACAACAAAATGGAGTCAATCATGGCTAAGAAAACGACAACACCCACAAGCAACCTTTCCAGCGAAAAAGCGAAGGCCGTCGAGGCGGCCATCGCACAGATCGAGAAGAACTACGGTAAAGGTTCCATCATGGCCCTCGGCAGCCAGCCTGTCGAAGAAATCCCCGTCATCCCGTCGGGCTGTATCCAGCTGGACATGGCCCTCGGCGTGGGAGGTTTCCCCCGTGGCCGCATCATCGAGATTTACGGACCTGAATCCTCCGGCAAGACGACCCTCACCCTCCACGCCATCGCCGAGGCCCAGAAGCTTGGCGGCGTGGCCGCCTTCATCGATGCCGAACACGCCTTCGATGCGGTCTACGCCCGCAAGCTGGGCGTCGATATCGAATCCCTGCTGGTGTCCCAGCCCGACACCGGCGAGCAGGCCCTGGACATCGCCGAGACCCTGGTGCGTTCCGGCGCCATCGACATCATCGTCATCGACTCCGTGGCAGCACTTGTCCCCCAGGCCGAAATCAACGGCGAAATGGGCGACAACCACGTAGGCCTCCAGGCCCGCCTCATGAGCCAGGCCCTCCGCAAGCTTACCGGCATCCTCTCCAAGTCCAACACATGCATGCTGTTCATCAACCAGCTCCGCATGAAGATCGGCGTCATGTTCGGCAACCCCGAAACTACTACCGGCGGTAACGCTCTCAAGTTCTACGCCACCCAGCGTATTGACATCCGACGCATCGCCGCCATCAAGGACGGCGAAGAGGTCATCGGCAACCGCACCCGCGTCAAGGTGGTCAAGAACAAGGTGGCCGCCCCCTTCACCCAATGCGAGTTCGACATCCTCTACGGCTGCGGCATCTCCCGCGAAGCCTCCATCCTGGACCTGGCCTCTGAACTGGACATCATCCAGAAGAGCGGTTCCTGGTTCAGTTACAACAACGAGCGCATCGGCCAGGGCCGCGAGAACACCCGCCTGTTCCTCAAGGACAATCCGGAACTCTGCAACGAAATCGAGCAGAAAATCCGCGAGAGCATGAAGGACGTGGAACTGTTCAAGCTGGGCGAGCAGGACGCCGTTTCCGCCGAAGACGAGGTTTCCCTCTCCGACACCGGCTCGGAAGGCTAGTCCCGGAAGTTCAACAAAAGCAGAAGCCCAATTAGTGAAAAGGCGGGACTCCCCCGCTTAAAAACAGAAGACCCGAACCTTTTTAGCCATTGTACGGTTCGGGTCTTTTTTTTGCTGTATAAGACCCACCACCCAAAAAAAATTTCGAGCTCAAGCAAGACGCTTTTTCTTGCGCATTTTTCCCGAAAGTAGGCTTTTTTCCCTACAAAAAGAGAAATTTGTCACACCTTGGTCGGTAAATAGTTGCACAAGTCCAAAGATTAGGTTATATTACCCATAAGAAAACTTAATCAAGGAGTAAATATGAAATTCTGGAAGCTGGGCCTCGCCCTATCCCTCACTGCCGCATTCGGCATCACCGCCTGTGACGACTCGTCCAGTGCCGACGAAAAAAAGATTGGCATTGACGACGCAACCTACGAAGCGGGAAAAGTTGCCTGTGTGGTAACATCTACTGTGGCGGAGACTGGCACCTTTGTCCAGGAAATGAGGATGGATGACCTCAAGATCACGATGACCGTAACCATGGATGACAAGGGCGTCATCACGGAGAAAATCGAGCACAACCAGGAAATCCCCCAGGACACCTGCGAACACTACAAGCTCGACCCGCTTTACAAAACGGTTGAATGCAAGGCCAAGACCATCACAGCTGTAAACGAAGGAACCTTCGAAAAGTCTGAATTCGAAGCCCTCACAGAACTTATCAGCGCCGCCTGTAAGGAATCCAACGGGCAGGATATTCCCAAGAAAGAAGAAA encodes:
- the cobA gene encoding uroporphyrinogen-III C-methyltransferase, translated to MSGKVYLIGAGPGDPGLLTLRGKEILEKADVVVYDRLVSPAILGMCNPKAKMVDVGKMPQHHKVKQSEINKLLVQFACEMPSATIARLKGGDPFVFGRGGEEALELVNAGVEFEIVPGITSAISVPAYAGIPVSHRGIATSFHIVTGHEKAESNGELSLDFENLAHCSGTLIFLMGIANMDFIAQRLVECGKDPKTPVAFIEKGTTPYQRTVMATLATAGETIVREKVTAPAITIMGGVVELGKSLAWKKNLPLSGKRLVVTRAAKQASGITARLTALGAEVIETPMIETRTLKCPSVIPAPSSVIPAKAGISSVFDSLADFDLLAFTSVNGVESFFKQLFDAGYDVRVLAGKKIASVGKITEKKLLEYGIRCDYVPEDHTGEGLGKLLASLNMDVSRILLLQGNLADDTMTKLLPQATRWVVYETLPVSELPEWKREAVESADAVVFASSSAVENFVQVSRLSSLVSRLSFCIGRLTEATARKHGYETVTSDETTMDSLVKKIVEYYS
- a CDS encoding GGDEF and EAL domain-containing protein, coding for MRLFDEHSVLRFALLFACFLFTAFIPDIIHLSEKPMGFIPYFFAIFFLAYVALFYKFPVQGNRKKIRNDVVIPEKVEQVPARDYQKDLSEKDELFQMLVDVSSDGFWTFDVPTGKVYWSNRVAKFLNIPLTSIVDSFDTLKNGVLESDWTTFKEKFTRSLEDNAPFSAKLRLLNVPKDGNSEIIVSGRSQCNEEGRPIRVIGSITGAHEQEESNRQFYAYRDALTGVYNRKFFLEKLKVDVDMAAQKPDYTFAVVLLDIDSFGAINESYSMNFGDNVLKIVSDRIRSTCRNNDCVARIGPDVFAVVIHDIEGKGSDDELMPTVKRLHNKVKTPIQLDGRELYISVSMAVVVNKDVDCVEDLLSNATAVLRDLKKGGNHGGIQFFAGGIREKAMKLYKLEYEIRRAIQAQEFVLVYQPIVDIEQGNRVSGFEALVRWNNSEHGVVSPAEFIPLAEETGLIVPMGAQILRMACEQTKKWVDMGFSDIRVAVNFSAKQFTLDNMVDDVKRVLAETHLNPKNLKLEITEYTAMCEVEKAIDIMRALSNMGLQISIDDFGTGYSSLSYLKRYPVHTLKMDKSFIDHIADDEEDATFARMVISIANTLNLDLIAEGVETEEQLQFLKREGCRYIQGYYFSKPLTPEKALAYMREHYDVGARV
- a CDS encoding long-chain fatty acid--CoA ligase, with protein sequence MESLKFNSLPELFFATCHREDFGGWYQRQNGDWTHFSKENLERDTQALALALHSHGVKERESIGIIARSSPYWIMADIATQINHARVVPLFPNISSENFAFQCEDAVVHILVINNMNDLDAPLKENLSGFSTIICIDSASPLPGNGIYWDDLLAEGYGLMQDPENTSWLHQQIESIQPDDLFSIIYTSGSTGRPKGAELSHRNMLSQIQSILDLYTVDPEKDRCLTMLPVAHVFERMAVYFYILNGATIYFADSPKNAAKIMTEVKPSVMIVVPRILERLYESMTAAADKARGPKRLLIKNAIKLAKLNDPTKKRSHAMRFYDKLVYSKMRSAIGGNFRLIISGSNALNKSILRFLLNIGLPVYEGYGLTECSPVVSANCDHAIALGSVGKPLKHLQVKIGENNEVMVKGDSVFRGYHNMPELNAEIFTDDGFFKTGDQGSIDENGFLSLTGRIKELLKTSTGKYVSPNPIELEISRHPLVEQALVIANNRKFASALIWINPEGARRLLRISKEDFRMDLALKSLRVRESVFRHITRINRKLNHWEKICRWVLIGDELTIESGLLTPTLKIRRKVAEERYADKIEGIYQ
- a CDS encoding CinA family protein encodes the protein MEAMTATQENIQQLVAEIQKVLLARGEMLATAESCTGGLIASEIVNVAGSSAVFAGGIVAYQNSVKHELLGVPAEILEKHGAVSKETVEAMAKGAREKFHADWAVATSGIAGPGGAEPGKPVGTVWMSVNSCLQNEAFCKIFAGNRQEIREKSVYYVLGKLLFLLNNQKSTCTNEH
- the recA gene encoding recombinase RecA, which translates into the protein MAKKTTTPTSNLSSEKAKAVEAAIAQIEKNYGKGSIMALGSQPVEEIPVIPSGCIQLDMALGVGGFPRGRIIEIYGPESSGKTTLTLHAIAEAQKLGGVAAFIDAEHAFDAVYARKLGVDIESLLVSQPDTGEQALDIAETLVRSGAIDIIVIDSVAALVPQAEINGEMGDNHVGLQARLMSQALRKLTGILSKSNTCMLFINQLRMKIGVMFGNPETTTGGNALKFYATQRIDIRRIAAIKDGEEVIGNRTRVKVVKNKVAAPFTQCEFDILYGCGISREASILDLASELDIIQKSGSWFSYNNERIGQGRENTRLFLKDNPELCNEIEQKIRESMKDVELFKLGEQDAVSAEDEVSLSDTGSEG